A window from Pongo abelii isolate AG06213 chromosome 6, NHGRI_mPonAbe1-v2.0_pri, whole genome shotgun sequence encodes these proteins:
- the CBLL1 gene encoding E3 ubiquitin-protein ligase Hakai isoform X3: MPAKAPPGDEEGFDYNEEERYDCKGGELFGNQRRFPGHLFWDFQINILGEKDDTPVHFCDKCGLPIKIYGRMIPCKHVFCYDCAILHEKKGDKMCPGCSDPVQRIEQCTRGSLFMCSIVQGCKRTYLSQRDLQAHINHRHMRAGKPVTRASLENVHPPIAPPPTEIPERFIMPPDKHHMSHIPPKQHIMMPPPPLQHVPHEHYNQPHEDIRAPPAELSMAPPPPRSVSQETFRISTRKHSNLITVPIQDDSNSGAREPPPPAPAPAHHHPEYQGQPVVSHPHHIMPPQQHYAPPPPPPPPISHPMPHPPQAAGTPHLVYSQAPPPPMTSAPPPITPPPGHIIAQMPPYMNHPPPGPPPPQHGGPPVTAPPPHHYNPNSLPQFTEDQGTLSPPFTQPGGMSPGIWPAPRGPPPPPRLQGPPSQTPLPGPHHPDQTRYRPYYQ, encoded by the exons ATAAACATCTTAGGTGAAAAGGATGATACACCAGTTCATTTCTGTGACAAGTGTGGATTGCCTATTAAAATCTATGGGAGAATG ATTCCATGCAAGCATGTTTTTTGCTATGACTGTGctattttacatgaaaaaaaggGAGACAAGATGTGTCCAGG CTGTAGTGATCCTGTGCAGCGAATTGAGCAGTGTACACGAGGTTCTCTCTTCATGTGTAGCATTGTTCAAGGGTGCAAGAGAACATATTTGTCTCAGAGAGACTTACAGGCTCATATCAACCATCGCCATATGAGAGCTGGAAAACCTGTTACCCGTGCTTCACTTGAAAATGTTCATCCTCCTATTGCCCCACCACCAACTGAAATCCCTGAACGTTTTATAATGCCACCAGACAAGCACCATATGAGCCATATTCCGCCAAAGCAGCACATCATGATGCCACCACCTCCTTTGCAACATGTGCCACATGAGCACTATAATCAGCCACATGAGGATATTCGTGCTCCTCCAGCAGAATTGTCCATGGCTCCACCTCCACCTCGATCGGTCAGTCAGGAAACCTTTCGTATTTCAACAAGAAAACACAGCAATTTAATAACCGTCCCTATTCAGGATGACTCAAATTCAGGTGCTAGAGAACCACCACCTCCTGCCCCAGCACCTGCTCACCATCATCCTGAATATCAGGGTCAACCAGTGGTATCGCACCCTCATCATATTATGCCTCCACAGCAACATTATgcaccacccccacctcctccaccaccaATAAGCCATCCAATGCCACATCCTCCCCAGGCTGCAGGTACTCCTCACTTGGTATATAGCCAAGCTCCACCTCCACCAATGACCTCTGCTCCACCACCAATAACCCCGCCCCCTGGACATATTATTGCCCAGATGCCACCTTATATGAATCATCCTCCTCCAGGACCTCCCCCACCTCAACATGGTGGTCCACCTGTAACTGCACCCCCTCCTCACCATTATAATCCTAACTCATTACCCCAGTTCACTGAAGATCAAGGAACTCTGAGCCCTCCATTTACACAACCAGGGGGAATGAGTCCTGGTATATGGCCTGCACCAAGagggccacctcctcctccacgaTTGCAGGGTCCGCCTTCTCAAACCCCACTTCCTGGACCACATCATCCAGATCAGACGAGATATAGACCGTATTACCAATGA